ACTATATTATTTATTACATTAGTAATATGAAATATATCATCAGATCTCTTATTAAGTTCCTTCATAATTTCTTTAACTTCTTCATTTGTAGCATCTACCACAAAGGCTTGACTACCTAATTCTTTAACAATCTCTTTGCTTTCTATTAAAATACTGTTAGTTTTTATTGAGATTTCACTCATTTCACTAGTCATAATTTCAGTACTTTCTATTTTTTCTTTAATATTATTTGAATACTTAACCTGCGTTTTAATATCATCACTATTTCTTTCAGCACCCTTAGTTATATCATCAAGTGCTACTGTAAGCATTGCTGACTCTTTTGAAATATTATTTACTATATCTAATACTTCCTCCATATTAGTATCTATAGTATTATTAATATTCATAACTTCATCTATTAGCTGGTCTTGCTTCAATTTAGCTTCATTTATATTATCTAAAAACTCCTGATTAGTATTACTAAAAAAGTTTACCGCTGATGCATTATTATATGAACCATATACAAATAATATAGTAGTTATTATTATAACAATATACGTAATAATTTCTATATTATGAAATCCAAGTTTATTTATATCAATGATCATTTTTATAATATTTATAGATATAATAACTAATCCAAATATTCTAAACTCGTTTTTTCTTCCGTATAATACATAACTAGATAGAAATGGAAATATAAAAGCAAAGTTTACCTCACTACCAACAAAATAAGTACCTATCCATGTAATTATATATACTACAAAAACTACAATTCTTATAATTTTACTTTTACTATCCTTTTTTAATAATAAATACGACCAAATAAAAGTTGATACTACTAAAATAGTATAAATTAATGCTTGCATCATATTTAATGATCCAGTAGTAGCCCCCATTATTAATGCAAATATTAATATTGGCGTAGTTACTTTCACTATCCTGACCAAATTAGTATTAGCTATGACATATAATCTAATTTCTTTTTCTTCTGTATTCATTTTATTTCTCCTTTGTAAATATTCTCATTTTATATATCGATATTATTTCATATTTAATTTAGAATATTTAAGAGAATTTATCTATTAATATAATTCTTTTACATTTTCTGTATTTTCTTTCAGTTCATTAGTTAATTTGAATGCTTCTTTAGCTTTATCTTTAAAATTATTAGATATAGCTAAACATTCTTCTGTTGCTGCCATAGTCTCCTCTGATGTAGCAGATAAATTATCTATAGCTTCTACTATCACACCATTAGCTTCTACTATATTATTTACCTCTCTATCTATTCCTTCTACTCTTTTCATAACATTTTTAGTATTTATATCAATATTCTCAAAAATCTCTGTTGTCCTCATAACTAATTCATTTTGTTTTATATTAGCTTCATTTAATTTTTCTACAGAAATTATAGAATCGCTCAATTTGCTTTGTAATTCATTAGTTATTGATGCTATATTCTCTATAGATTTAGCACTTTGTTCTGCCAACTTTCTAATTTCTTCTGCAACTACAGCAAAACCTTTTCCACTTTCTCCTGCTCTTGCTGCTTCTATTGATGCATTTAATGATAATAAATTAGTTTGCTTAACTATATTATCAATAACAGTAGTTATTTCCACAATACCTCTAGATCTTTCATCTAATTCATTCATTATACTCTTTACACTCATGTTGCTTTCTTTTACTACTTCGGATTGTTGTTTTAATTCATCTATAATATTATTACTTTCTTTTATTACTTCGTTTGTTTTTTCTGAAATAGAGCTCATTTCTGTAGTCATATCTGCAGCATAGTTTAACTTTTCTTGTACATCTTTAGTATATTGAACTTGCATTTGAATAAAATCATTATTTCTTTGTGATCCATTTGCTATTTCACCTAATGACTCTGT
Above is a genomic segment from Clostridium bornimense containing:
- a CDS encoding methyl-accepting chemotaxis protein; the protein is MNTEEKEIRLYVIANTNLVRIVKVTTPILIFALIMGATTGSLNMMQALIYTILVVSTFIWSYLLLKKDSKSKIIRIVVFVVYIITWIGTYFVGSEVNFAFIFPFLSSYVLYGRKNEFRIFGLVIISINIIKMIIDINKLGFHNIEIITYIVIIITTILFVYGSYNNASAVNFFSNTNQEFLDNINEAKLKQDQLIDEVMNINNTIDTNMEEVLDIVNNISKESAMLTVALDDITKGAERNSDDIKTQVKYSNNIKEKIESTEIMTSEMSEISIKTNSILIESKEIVKELGSQAFVVDATNEEVKEIMKELNKRSDDIFHITNVINNIVKQTNLLALNASIEAARAGESGKGFSVVADEIRKLAEQSSDSIENIISITNDLREKLDTSIKSVEKLSEANNIQNQLVHRTTKIFDVIGENTEYVLSKVNGVDEEVKEIAAASEVIVNSINNISVVAEETMAITEECSSISNNFKEKAEIAFKLTEELKETTESVKNLY
- a CDS encoding methyl-accepting chemotaxis protein — translated: MELKLRDELRLNRVANDNLVKMVRLITVILLLSTIGLYVTKVGTLVQAIIVSVTVVITWISSTITYRLNRDSVHVKNIVLIGYVISWTYTYVVLDFYVSFAFGFAFITAYVLYGDKKYIMMIAVIIFLVTGCKMIFDDKLSDNINTYLIIFEQNLLFIYAIYKNTVAINSFDIINKEYVKDLNISRGKQDNLIKEVMNLNNTIDENTGAVLEIVDNISEESNLLTESLGEIANGSQRNNDFIQMQVQYTKDVQEKLNYAADMTTEMSSISEKTNEVIKESNNIIDELKQQSEVVKESNMSVKSIMNELDERSRGIVEITTVIDNIVKQTNLLSLNASIEAARAGESGKGFAVVAEEIRKLAEQSAKSIENIASITNELQSKLSDSIISVEKLNEANIKQNELVMRTTEIFENIDINTKNVMKRVEGIDREVNNIVEANGVIVEAIDNLSATSEETMAATEECLAISNNFKDKAKEAFKLTNELKENTENVKELY